The following is a genomic window from Sporosarcina jeotgali.
CTTGCGCTAACCTCTCCTCTTAACCTTCCAGCACCGGGCAGGCGTCAGCCCCTATACGTCACCTTACGGTTTTGCAGAGACCTGTGTTTTTGCTAAACAGTCGCCTGGGCCTATTCACTGCGGCTCTCTCGGGCTATACACCCTACCAGAGCACCCCTTCTCCCGAAGTTACGGGGTCATTTTGCCGAGTTCCTTAACGAGAGTTCTCTCGATCACCTTAGGATTCTCTCCTCGCCTACCTGTGTTGGTTTGCGGTACGGGTACCTCCCACCTCGTTAGAGGCTTTTCTTGGCAGTGTGAAATCAGGGACTCCAGGGTATACACCCCTTGCCATCACAGCTCAATGTTAGAGAAACGGGATTTGCCTCGTTTCACACCTCACTGCTTAGACGCGCATGACCAACAGCGCGCTCACCCTATCCTTCTGCGTCACCCCATCACTCAAACGGTGGGGAGGTAGTACAGGAATATCAACCTGTTGTCCATCGTCTACGCCTATCGGCCTCGACTTAGGTCCCGACTGACCCTGAGTGGACGAGCCTTCCTCAGGAAACCTTGGGCATTCGGTGGAAGGGATTCTCACCCTTCTTTCGCTACTCATACCGGCATTCTCACTTCCAAGCGCTCCACCAGTCCTTCCGGTCCAGCTTCAACGCCCTTGGAACGCTCTCCTACCACTGACACCAAAGGTGTCAATCCGCAGTTTCGGTGATTCGTTTAGCCCCGATACATTTTCGGCGCAGCGCCACTCGACCAGTGAGCTATTACGCACTCTTTAAATGATGGCTGCTTCTAAGCCAACATCCTGGTTGTCTGGGCAGCGCCACATCCTTTTCCACTTAACGAATACTTTGGGACCTTAACTGGCGGTCTGGGCTGTTTCCCTCTCGACTATGGACCTTATCACCCATAGTCTGACTCCCAAACATAAATCATCGGCATTCGGAGTTTGTCTGAATTCGGTAACCCGGGATGGGCCCCTAGTCCAAACAGTGCTCTACCTCCGAGATTCTAACGTTTGAGGCTAGCCCTAAAGCTATTTCGGAGAGAACCAGCTATCTCCAGGTTCGATTGGAATTTCACCGCTACCCACACCTCATCCCCGCACTTTTCAACGTACGTGGGTTCGGGCCTCCAGTAAGTGTTACCTCACCTTCACCCTGGACATGGGTAGATCACCTGGTTTCGGGTCTACGACCCCATACTCATTCGCCCTATTCAGACTCGCTTTCGCTGCGGCTCCGCATTCTCTGCTTAACCTCGCATGGAATCGTAACTCGCCGGTTCATTCTACAAAAGGCACGCCATCACCCATTAACGGGCTCTGACAACTTGTAGGCACACGGTTTCAGGATCTATTTCACTCCCCTTCCGGGGTGCTTTTCACCTTTCCCTCACGGTACTGGTTCACTATCGGTCACTAGGGAGTATTTAGCCTTGGGAGATGGTCCTCCCGGATTCCGACGGAATTTCACGTGTTCCGCCGTACTCAGGATCCACTCTGGAGGGGATGAATTTTCGGTTACGGGGCTTTTACCCACTCTGGCGGACCTTTCCAGGTCGCTTCGCCTAACTCATCCTTTTGTAACTCCGTATAGAGTGTCCTACAACCCCAGGAAGCAAGCTTCCTGGTTTGGGCTTTTCCCGTTTCGCTCGCCGCTACTCAGGGAATCGATTTTTCTTTCTCTTCCTCCGGATACTTAGATGTTTCAGTTCTCCGGGTCTGCCTCGTATTTGCTATGTATTTACAAATACGTACCATCCTATTAAAGATGGTGGGTTTCCCCATTCGGAAATCTTCGGATCACAGCTTACTTACAGCTCCCCGAAGCATATCGGTGTTAGTGCCGTCCTTCTTAGGCTCCTAGTGCCAAGGCATCCGCCGTGCGCCCTTTCTAACTTAACCAAAAAGTTAACGTTCTTCTTTCAATCAGCGATGATTGAGAAGAAAGAACAAAAGAATCGCTGTTCGGCTCACTATAAATAGTGTCCGACTCGGTTGATTGTCTTGATTTGTTGCTTCAATGTTGTTTTATCCAGTTTTCAATGAACAAGTTTGAAGATATTCATCATAATCCAGCTCCGACTCCCTGATGCTCGAGATCATAAGCCAACTCGTCTACGTGGCAAAAATCGCCACTTCGTCGATCTGTCTTATGCTTGTCGCATCAAAACGGTCGTCTCCGCTTTTTGATGAACCTTCAAAACTGAACGCAAAATGTCAACGTAAGAACCAAAGGTTCTTTTCCGAATGTGCAGCTTCATCATCACGAGGATGTTCCACTGACATATATCCTTAGAAAGGAGGTGATCCAGCCGCACCTTCCGATACGGCTACCTTGTTACGACTTCACCCCAATCATCTGTCCCACCTTCGGCGGCTAGCTCCCCTAAGGGTTACCCCACCGACTTCGGGTGTTACAAACTCTCGTGGTGTGACGGGCGGTGTGTACAAGACCCGGGAACGTATTCACCGTGGCATGCTGATCCACGATTACTAGCGATTCCGGCTTCATGCAGGCGAGTTGCAGCCTACAATCCGAACTGGGAACGGTTTTCTGGGATTGGCTCCCCCTCGCGGGTTTGCAGCCCTCTGTACCGTCCATTGTAGCACGTGTGTAGCCCAGGTCATAAGGGGCATGATGATTTGACGTCATCCCCACCTTCCTCCGGTTTGTCACCGGCAGTCACCTTAGAGTGCCCAACTGAATGATGGCAACTAAGATTAAGGGTTGCGCTCGTTGCGGGACTTAACCCAACATCTCACGACACGAGCTGACGACAACCATGCACCACCTGTCACCACTGTCCCCGAAGGGAAAGACATGTCTCCATGCCGGTCAGTGGGATGTCAAGACCTGGTAAGGTTCTTCGCGTTGCTTCGAATTAAACCACATGCTCCACCGCTTGTGCGGGTCCCCGTCAATTCCTTTGAGTTTCAGCCTTGCGGCCGTACTCCCCAGGCGGAGTGCTTAATGCGTTAGCTGCAGCACTAAGGGGCGGAAACCCCCTAACACTTAGCACTCATCGTTTACGGCGTGGACTACCAGGGTATCTAATCCTGTTTGCTCCCCACGCTTTCGCGCCTCAGCGTCAGTTACAGACCAGAAAGCCGCCTTCGCCACTGGTGTTCCTCCACATCTCTACGCATTTCACCGCTACACGTGGAATTCCGCTTTCCTCTTCTGTACTCAAGTCCCCCAGTTTCCAATGACCCTCCACGGTTGAGCCGTGGGCTTTCACATCAGACTTAAAGGACCGCCTGCGCGCGCTTTACGCCCAATAATTCCGGACAACGCTTGCCACCTACGTATTACCGCGGCTGCTGGCACGTAGTTAGCCGTGGCTTTCTGACGAGGTACCGTCAAGGTACGGGCAGTTACTCCCGTACGTGTTCTTCCCTCGCAACAGAGCTTTACGATCCGAAAACCTTCTTCACTCACGCGGCATTGCTCCATCAGACTTTCGTCCATTGTGGAAGATTCCCTACTGCTGCCTCCCGTAGGAGTCTGGGCCGTGTCTCAGTCCCAGTGTGGCCGATCACCCTCTCAGGTCGGCTACGCATCGTTGCCTTGGTAGGCCATTACCCCACCAACTAGCTAATGCGCCGCGGGCCCATCCTGCAGTGACAGCCGAAACCGTCTTTCAGAGTTCCTTCATGCGAAGGAACTGATTATTCGGTATTAGCCCCGGTTTCCCGGAGTTATCCCCATCTGCAGGGCAGGTTGCCCACGTGTTACTCACCCGTCCGCCGCTAATCAAAAGGAGCAAGCTCCAATTGATTCGCTCGACTTGCATGTATTAGGCATGCCGCCAGCGTTCGTCCTGAGCCAGGATCAAACTCTCCATAAAACTGGCAGTCGATCTGCAGCACATTACGTTGTCAGCTTCACTCTCTCAGTCGGTCACGTACCAAAGTACGCTCCCTTCTTCGCTCGATCGCTTCCTAGCACTGCACTACATCTCGCCAGCCAGCATGAGAATTGATTGCTCAATTCGTACTGGCATCATTTAAGATGTCTATCAGATCGATTAAGATCTGTTGTGTTTGTTCCACCGGCAGAACCGGCTTCCCAAACGATAATTCGTTGACATTTTGCTGTTCAGTTTTCAAGGTTCATATGGTTAAAAATTATGGAGCGGGTGAAGGGAATCGAACCCTCATCATCAGCTTGGAAGGCTGAGGTTTTACCACTAAACTACACCCGCGATATTATTATTATATTATGGCGCGCCCGGCAGAAGTCGAATCCACAACCTTCTGATCCGTAGTCAGACGCTCTATCCAATTGAGCTACGGGCGCTCGCTGAGATTTGAAATGTGTTTGGTGCGGTAAAGAGGACTTGAACCTCCACGGGTTATTCACCCACTAGGCCCTCAACCTAGCGCGTCTGCCATTCCGCCACTACCGCTTATTTATTATTTTTGCGACATCCTCTATTATACATGATAAGTAAAGTTTGTCAACACTTAAGTTTCGGAAAAATAATTTAAGTAGTAAATGGTGAGCCATGCAGGATTCGAACCTGCGACCCTCTGATTAAAAGTCAGATGCTCTACCAACTGAGCTAATGGCTCGTACAATTTCGAGATTAGATAGTGTTTAGAGTAACTCCAAACAACTTGCAATGTCTCGCGCTAAGTTTTTCAAACATCGTTTGAAAAACTTGGCTGGGGTAGCTGGATTCGAACCAACGAGTGACGGAGTCAAAGTCCGTTGCCTTACCGCTTGGCTATACCCCATTATTATTAAGTGAAAGAACATGGTGACCCCTACGGGATTCGAACCCGTGTTACCGCCGTGAAAGGGCGGTGTCTTAACCGCTTGACCAAGGGGCCATCTATAATGTATTGCTTTGTCGTTTGCTGTCGTTGTTTCTTGTCGACTTTTATTATTATAGACAGTCTTTCACTATTCGTCAACAGTTTTCTTGAAAGTTTTTTAAAAAACGTTCAACCCCTTGATATAACTAGGGTTGAACGTTTTGAAAAGCTAGCACTATTACGCTTCTTTAAGGCTGCCGTGACACTTCCCGCATCGAAATCGTTTTGTGTCTACTCGTCGTTTCCGATTATATTGAAGCCCACAATTTGTGCAAATGTATATACGGATCTTCCTAGTAGAAGTTTCACGGTCCTTCAGTGGTTTGCAATATCTTGGTGACTTTGTCTTTAGCAGAAGGTCTTTAAAATCACGATCACCGTGCTTATATCCTTTACCTTCTATATGAAGATGATAATGACACAACTCATGTTTCAAGACGCCTGCCAATTCTTCCAATCCATATATCTGTTCAACTCTTGGATTCACCTGTATGGAGTGATCCGAAAGCATATACCTCCCGCCAGTCGTTTGAAGACGGCTGTTGTAAACGGCATCATGAAGAAATGGTTTTTGAAACCACTGAAGAGATAGACTTTCAGTAAGTGCTTGCAAGTCTTCAACTGAAAGAATCGTCCCCTTCACTGTCATTTCCGGGCAGACGTCAGCATCGTCAAGGCAATTCTGCCTTTTGCTTTATCCACAGATTCTACCCAAACCGTTACGATGTCCCCTGATGCCACAACATCTAATGGATGCTTTACAAATCCTCTTTTTAACTTAGATATATGAACGAGACCATCTTCATGCACACCAATATCGACAAATGCTCCAAAGTCTACAACATTCCGAACAGTCCCTTGCATTTCCATGCCTTCATGAAGGTCTTTCATATCAAGGACATCTGCTTTCAGGAGAGGCTGCGGGTATTCATCACGCGGATCTCGATTCGGCCGCTTCAGCGTTTCAATCACATCATTAACAGTCACTGTTCCAACATCCAGTTTGTTTGCTAATTCTGTACTATTTAAAGCATCGAGTGCAGCAACCGCTTCTGCAGATCCAATTTGTTTCTTAGAAATTCCTGCTTCTCTTAAAATCTCTTCAGCAAGTGAATAACTCTCTGGGTGAATGCCTGTTCCATCGAATAATTCCTTCGCATTCGGAACTCGTAAAAATCCGATTGCCTGTTCATAGGTTTTTGCGCCCAATCGAGGTATTTTCTTTAACTGTGTTCTCTTTTCAAATTGGCCGTCTTCTTCACGCTTCTTGACAATATTTTCAGCAACTGTTTTAGAAAGCCCTGCGACATATTGTAATAGCGATGCGGATGCGGTATTAACGTTTACACCGACACGGTTAACTGCGGTTTCAACGACAAATGAAAGAGACTCTGCCAGTTGCTTCTTTGCCACGTCATGTTGATATTGCCCAACCCCTATCGATTCAGGATCAATTTTCACTAGCTCTGACAGCGGGTCTTGAAGTCTTCGCGCAATCGAAATCGCACTTCTTTGTTCTACTTGCAAGTCCGGGAATTCAGATCGCGCTTGCGCAGATGCAGAGTAAACACTTGCCCCTGCTTCATTAACAATGACATATGCTACATCTGAATCTACTTCTTTAATCGTTTCTGCGATGAACTTTTCAGTTTCCCTGGACGCCGTCCCATTCCCAATCGCAATTAGTTTAATATCGTATTTCTTCAGCAATTGTAAGACAGTCTGTTTAGAAGCCTCTTTTTGAGGTTTTGGCGGGTGCGGGTAAATGACTGAGATTTCAAGATTTTTTCCAGTCTCATCGATTACCGCTAACTTACAGCCTGTCCGAAAAGCCGGATCGACTCCAAGTACCATCCGTCCTTTCAGCGGCGGCTGAAGCAATAGGCTTTTCAAGTTTTCCGCAAACACATGAATTGCCTGCGCTTCTGCTTTCTCTGATAAGGAAGCACGGATTTCCCGTTCCACAGAAGGAGCGATTAAACGCTTGAACGAATCTTCCAATGCTTCTTTAACATACTGTGCAGCCGGAGAAGATTCTCGTTTAATGACGCCTCTTTCCAGATCCCCAATAATTCTATCTGCAGGGAATCCGACAGTAACACGGAGTACGTCTTCCTTTTCACCGCGATTTAAAGCTAGTACACGATGCGGAACAACCTTGGACAACGGTTCTTCATACTCGTAATACATTTCATAGATACTCTTTTCATCTTCAGCGTCTTTTCGCTTTGATGATATGAGTGTTCCTCTAGACCAGCTGATTTTGCGGATTTTATCGCGCAACGAAGCATCATCTGCAATACGCTCTGCAATAATGTCCTGCGCACCAGTCAACGCATCCTCAACTGTATTCACTTCTTTTTCTTGGTTGATGAACTCTTTGGCCAGACCTTCAACAGCATCATTTGTAAACTGCAGAAGTTTGTCAGCAAGCCCATTCAATCCTCTTTCAATCGCAATCATTGCCCGAGTACGGCGCTTTTGTTTATAAGGACGGTAAAGGTCTTCAAGTCGCTGCAAGACGTCTGCTGCTGCAATCTGCTGTTCCAATTCAGGTGTCAGCTTATCTTGTTCACCAATCAGACGAAGAACTTCCTCTTTACGCTGTTCCAAGCCTTTGCTGTATTGATATGCATCTTCAATATCTTTAATTTGAACTTCATCTAACGAACCGGTTGCTTCTTTCCGATACCGGGCAATAAATGGCACTGTATTGCCTTCATCCAATAATTCAATGACTTGTTTAGTTTGTTTCAACGGAAGTGCTGCACGTTTTGCGGTCATTTCTAAAATTCGTTCTGACATTTCCATTCCCCCATTCATTACATCTTAGTTTACCATGAAAGTGCATACAAAAAACCCCACTTCTAGGTTATAGAAGCAGGGTTCCTGCGATAAACGTCGCATCGTCGCCAGGTTTCACCGTTTCGCGCACCGTTTCAGCTAACGCTAGCGGATCATCACTTTGGCATAGATAAGATTTAGGACTTCTAAGTTCAACACCGTCTGAATGCATGAAGAACAGATCTCCATTTTGATAAGCATACTCTTGTGTCTTCATTTTTTGAGGACGACCGGATAAGTACCCCATGACGGGAAGCGGATAAAGCATTTTGCCGTCTTGCTGCCGGATATATAATCTGACATTCCCAACACAGCTATGCTGAATCGTTTTTTTAACATAGTCAACTTTTACAATTGCTACAGCTGCACCGCGTTTTTGCACCATATGCTCATTAATGCGGCTCAGTAATTCTTCAATCGATTCAGCATGATGCTCTTCTAATATACGCGGCATGACTTCTGCAGATTGGCGTGCGACGATTCCGCTGCCAAGTCCGTCTGCGATTGCACATATAAAGTAATCCTCTTCAGCGTGGAGAAAGTACACATCCCCAGAATCACGATTTCCACCTTTGGCCTGCTGATAAATATATGCCTCGATATGATCGTTTTTAAAAGCTTCCATCAAGAGATACCGCCCGCGGCGACTATGGCTTCTTGTAATTTTTTGATTGCTTTGCGCTGCAGTCTGGACACATGCATTTGAGAGATGCCAAGAAGTTCGCCGGTCTCCTTCTGGCTAAGTTGTTCAATATATGTATATTGGATAATCTGTTTCTCTCGGTCCGACAATACATCCAGCGCATTTGCAACGAGTAATCGCTGGTCCGTCTTTTCATAACCGTCATCTTTTGCTCCGATGATGTCAAATAGCGTGACCGTACCGCCTTCAGAATCTGCTTCGAGCGTATGATCCATAGAGAGCGCTTGATAACTGCGGCCCATTTCCATCGCTTCTAATACAGATTCCTCGTCCACTTCCAAGTACTCTGCAATTTCACTTACTAAAGGAGATCGCTGGAGTTCCGTAGTAAGAGTTTCAACCGTCGCTTTTATTCGCGGTCCAAGTTCTTTTATACGTCTAGGGACATGTACTGCCCATGTTTTATCGCGCAAGAATCGTTTGATTTCCCCGATAATGGTCGGCACTGCGAACGCTTCAAAACTGCGGCCGAATTCAGGATCATATCGGCGTATCGCTCCTAGCAGACCTAGCATTCCAACTTGTGCAATGTCTTCATGGTACGACTTGCCTTTAGAATATTTGCGTGCGATTGACTGAACAAGGCGTTCATAATGCATGACGAGATGAGTTTGTGCCTCATCATCCTCATTTTCCTGGTAGCGTCGAATCCATTCTAAAACTTGTTCCTGAACTTGCGGATCACGAGTAGGCTGTTTGCTTGACATCCGCTTCGCCCCGCTCTCTGCCCAGGTATTTGGTCATGAAAACAGTGACTCCTTCTTCATGATGGACTTTTACGTCATCCATAAGCGTTTCCATTAAATAGAGTCCAAGTCCTCCTTCGCGTAAAAGTTGAACGTCAGACTCTTGTTCTGTATAAGGACCAACCTGTTTTTTAGTTTCTTCAAAATCGAAACTCTGCCCATGGTCAGCTACCATAATTTCCAGCTTATCTTCATACAAAGCACACCCTACGATGATTTCACCCTCTTCATCTTCATCGTAAGCATGGCGTACGGCATTTGTAA
Proteins encoded in this region:
- a CDS encoding SprT family protein; this encodes MTVKGTILSVEDLQALTESLSLQWFQKPFLHDAVYNSRLQTTGGRYMLSDHSIQVNPRVEQIYGLEELAGVLKHELCHYHLHIEGKGYKHGDRDFKDLLLKTKSPRYCKPLKDRETSTRKIRIYICTNCGLQYNRKRRVDTKRFRCGKCHGSLKEA
- the sigB gene encoding RNA polymerase sigma factor SigB, with the protein product MSSKQPTRDPQVQEQVLEWIRRYQENEDDEAQTHLVMHYERLVQSIARKYSKGKSYHEDIAQVGMLGLLGAIRRYDPEFGRSFEAFAVPTIIGEIKRFLRDKTWAVHVPRRIKELGPRIKATVETLTTELQRSPLVSEIAEYLEVDEESVLEAMEMGRSYQALSMDHTLEADSEGGTVTLFDIIGAKDDGYEKTDQRLLVANALDVLSDREKQIIQYTYIEQLSQKETGELLGISQMHVSRLQRKAIKKLQEAIVAAGGIS
- a CDS encoding Tex family protein; protein product: MSERILEMTAKRAALPLKQTKQVIELLDEGNTVPFIARYRKEATGSLDEVQIKDIEDAYQYSKGLEQRKEEVLRLIGEQDKLTPELEQQIAAADVLQRLEDLYRPYKQKRRTRAMIAIERGLNGLADKLLQFTNDAVEGLAKEFINQEKEVNTVEDALTGAQDIIAERIADDASLRDKIRKISWSRGTLISSKRKDAEDEKSIYEMYYEYEEPLSKVVPHRVLALNRGEKEDVLRVTVGFPADRIIGDLERGVIKRESSPAAQYVKEALEDSFKRLIAPSVEREIRASLSEKAEAQAIHVFAENLKSLLLQPPLKGRMVLGVDPAFRTGCKLAVIDETGKNLEISVIYPHPPKPQKEASKQTVLQLLKKYDIKLIAIGNGTASRETEKFIAETIKEVDSDVAYVIVNEAGASVYSASAQARSEFPDLQVEQRSAISIARRLQDPLSELVKIDPESIGVGQYQHDVAKKQLAESLSFVVETAVNRVGVNVNTASASLLQYVAGLSKTVAENIVKKREEDGQFEKRTQLKKIPRLGAKTYEQAIGFLRVPNAKELFDGTGIHPESYSLAEEILREAGISKKQIGSAEAVAALDALNSTELANKLDVGTVTVNDVIETLKRPNRDPRDEYPQPLLKADVLDMKDLHEGMEMQGTVRNVVDFGAFVDIGVHEDGLVHISKLKRGFVKHPLDVVASGDIVTVWVESVDKAKGRIALTMLTSARK
- the rsbW gene encoding anti-sigma B factor RsbW; protein product: MAPFDYIEIKVPAKPQYVGVARLTISGLASRLGFTYDEIEDLKIASSEAITNAVRHAYDEDEEGEIIVGCALYEDKLEIMVADHGQSFDFEETKKQVGPYTEQESDVQLLREGGLGLYLMETLMDDVKVHHEEGVTVFMTKYLGRERGEADVKQTAYS
- a CDS encoding PP2C family serine/threonine-protein phosphatase; the encoded protein is MEAFKNDHIEAYIYQQAKGGNRDSGDVYFLHAEEDYFICAIADGLGSGIVARQSAEVMPRILEEHHAESIEELLSRINEHMVQKRGAAVAIVKVDYVKKTIQHSCVGNVRLYIRQQDGKMLYPLPVMGYLSGRPQKMKTQEYAYQNGDLFFMHSDGVELRSPKSYLCQSDDPLALAETVRETVKPGDDATFIAGTLLL